A genomic stretch from Telopea speciosissima isolate NSW1024214 ecotype Mountain lineage chromosome 7, Tspe_v1, whole genome shotgun sequence includes:
- the LOC122668093 gene encoding uncharacterized protein LOC122668093 isoform X1 has product MITCKASSISFSSCFLQPTCKRNPRTLWLLLSVNPSLRRNECKVNYSVDREKKNHTSNARWGDKRRGGGDGKQEEELEEPGKVHCEVDVISWRERGIKGTILVYADIDSVWNALTDYERLADFIPNLICSGKIPCPHPGRIWLEQRGFQRALYWHIEARVVLNLQEFPNSENGHELHFSMVDGDFKKFEGKWSLKSGKRSSTTILSYEVNVIPRFNFPAIFLERIIRSDLPVNLQALARRAERNSEGNQKALITGSTSGATSKAALPSAGTVYSGALIEKDKLFPSELKENYSNSNFGPVPHFPSELNNNWGVFGKFCRLDRPRMVDEVHLRRFDGLLENGGVHRCVVASITVKAPVREVWNVLTSYESLPEIVPNLAISKILSRENNKVRILQEGCKGLLYMVLHARVILDLREHLEQEISFEQVEGDFDSFQGKWLLEQLGNQHTLLKYIVESKMHRDSLLSEAIMEEVIYEDLPSNLCAIRDFIENQEGENSVETSDTGKCSWGQMTPPSNDNYDTEANCRKSMERVSKINDSSSLRQRPRVPGLQRDIEILKAELLTFISKYGQEGFMPMRKQLRLHGRVDIEKAITRMGGFRKIASLMNLALAYKHRKPKGYWDNLENLEEEINRFQRSWGMDPAYMPSRKTFERAGRYDIARALEKWGGLHEVSRLLSLKARHPNRQANLAKEKQVDFIAYTDTVAEEKVPYKPYVSQDTHKWLSKLKHLDINWME; this is encoded by the exons atgatCACCTGCAAGGCTTCAAGCATCAGCTTTAGTTCATGCTTTCTTCAACCCACTTGCAAGAGAAACCCCAGAACACTATGGCTACTTCTTTCAGTTAATCCTTCTCTGCGTCGCAATGAGTGCAAAGTTAACTACTCAGTAGacagagaaaagaagaaccatACAAGTAATGCGAGGTGGGGTGATAAACGAAGGGGAGGTGGTGATGgtaaacaagaagaagaattagaagaacCCGGAAAGGTGCATTGTGAAGTAGATGTGATCTCTTGGAGGGAACGGGGAATCAAGGGGACGATTTTGGTTTATGCCGACATCGATTCGGTGTGGAATGCTCTCACTGATTATGAGAGGCTCGCTGATTTCATTCCAAATCTTATTTGCAG TGGGAAAATACCTTGTCCTCATCCAGGGCGGATATGGTTAGAGCAGAGAGGCTTCCAACGAGCATTATATTGGCATATTGAAGCCCGTGTTGTTTTGAATCTGCAGGAGTTCCCCAATTCA GAAAATGGCCATGAACTCCACTTTTCCATGGTTGATGGGGACTTCAAGAAGTTTGAAGGAAAATGGTCCTTGAAATCTGGAAAAAG GTCTTCGACAACAATTTTATCTTATGAAGTGAATGTGATACCACGATTCAACTTCCCGGCAATTTTCTTGGAAAGAATTATCAGATCGGATCTTCCTGTGAACCTTCAAGCCTTAGCACGTAGGGCCGAGAGAAATTCTGAAGGGAATCAAAAGGCACTAATCACTGGCAGTACCTCTGGTGCAACTTCTAAAGCTGCCCTTCCTTCAGCTGGCACAGTCTACTCTGGTGCATTGATTGAAAAGGATAAATTGTTCCCCAGCGAGTTGAAGGAGAATTATTCAAATTCTAATTTTGGTCCGGTGCCTCATTTTCCTAGTGAATTAAACAATAACTGGGGTgtatttggaaaattttgcaGACTTGATAGGCCTCGCATGGTAGATGAAGTTCATCTTCGTAGATTTGATGGCCTATTG GAAAATGGAGGAGTTCACCGTTGCGTTGTTGCCAGCATCACTGTGAAGGCACCTGTTCGTGAAGTATGGAATGTTTTGACTTCTTATGAATCTCTACCTGA GATTGTTCCAAATTTAGCTATCAGTAAGATTTTATCCAGGGAAAACAACAAGGTGCGCATTCTTCAG GAAGGTTGCAAGGGCCTATTGTATATGGTACTTCATGCACGTGTTATCCTGGATTTGCGTGAGCATCTTGAGCAGGAGATTAGTTTTGAGCAGGTCGAAGGGGACTTTGATTCATTTCAGGGGAAATGGCTTCTGGAGCAACTAGGGAATCAACATACATTATTAAAGTACATTGTGGAATCAAAAATGCACAGAGACTCTTTGCTTTCAGAAGCAATTATGGAGGAG GTTATATATGAagatcttccatcaaatttaTGTGCCATTAGAGATTTCATTGAAAACCAGGAAGGAGAAAATTCTGTGGAAACAAGTGACACTGGCAAATGTTCTTGGGGACAAATGACTCCACCTAGCAATGATAATTATGATACTGAAGCCAATTGTAGAAAGTCAATGGAACGAGTGTCTAAAATCAATGACTCAAGTTCATTGAGACAAAGACCAAGGGTTCCAGGCTTGCAGAGGGATATTGAAATTCTTAAAGCTGAGCTCTTGACATTTATTTCAAAGTACGGGCAGGAAGGATTTATGCCCATGAGAAAGCAACTCCGTTTGCATGGTAGGGTGGATATTGAGAAGGCCATTACACGCATGGGTGGATTCAGAAAGATTGCCTCATTGATGAACCTTGCCCTTGCTTACAAACACCGTAAACCAAAGGGTTACTGGGACAACCTTGAGAATTTGGAGGAAGAG ATTAATCGGTTCCAGAGGAGTTGGGGGATGGATCCTGCCTATATGCCCAGTAGAAAAACTTTTGAACGTGCAG GGCGCTATGACATTGCACGTGCCTTGGAGAAATGGGGAGGTCTTCATGAAGTTTCGCGGCTCTTATCACTCAAGGCTAGGCACCCAAACAGACAGGCAAACCTAGCAAAGGAAAAGCAAGTTGATTTTATAGCTTACACTGATACAGTAGCTGAAGAGAAAGTGCCATATAAACCTTATGTTTCTCAGGATACACATAAGTGGCTATCAAAACTAAAACATTTGGACATAAACTGGATGGAATGA
- the LOC122668093 gene encoding uncharacterized protein LOC122668093 isoform X2 has protein sequence MPTSIRCGMLSLIMRGSLISFQILFAGRIWLEQRGFQRALYWHIEARVVLNLQEFPNSENGHELHFSMVDGDFKKFEGKWSLKSGKRSSTTILSYEVNVIPRFNFPAIFLERIIRSDLPVNLQALARRAERNSEGNQKALITGSTSGATSKAALPSAGTVYSGALIEKDKLFPSELKENYSNSNFGPVPHFPSELNNNWGVFGKFCRLDRPRMVDEVHLRRFDGLLENGGVHRCVVASITVKAPVREVWNVLTSYESLPEIVPNLAISKILSRENNKVRILQEGCKGLLYMVLHARVILDLREHLEQEISFEQVEGDFDSFQGKWLLEQLGNQHTLLKYIVESKMHRDSLLSEAIMEEVIYEDLPSNLCAIRDFIENQEGENSVETSDTGKCSWGQMTPPSNDNYDTEANCRKSMERVSKINDSSSLRQRPRVPGLQRDIEILKAELLTFISKYGQEGFMPMRKQLRLHGRVDIEKAITRMGGFRKIASLMNLALAYKHRKPKGYWDNLENLEEEINRFQRSWGMDPAYMPSRKTFERAGRYDIARALEKWGGLHEVSRLLSLKARHPNRQANLAKEKQVDFIAYTDTVAEEKVPYKPYVSQDTHKWLSKLKHLDINWME, from the exons ATGCCGACATCGATTCGGTGTGGAATGCTCTCACTGATTATGAGAGGCTCGCTGATTTCATTCCAAATCTTATTTGCAG GGCGGATATGGTTAGAGCAGAGAGGCTTCCAACGAGCATTATATTGGCATATTGAAGCCCGTGTTGTTTTGAATCTGCAGGAGTTCCCCAATTCA GAAAATGGCCATGAACTCCACTTTTCCATGGTTGATGGGGACTTCAAGAAGTTTGAAGGAAAATGGTCCTTGAAATCTGGAAAAAG GTCTTCGACAACAATTTTATCTTATGAAGTGAATGTGATACCACGATTCAACTTCCCGGCAATTTTCTTGGAAAGAATTATCAGATCGGATCTTCCTGTGAACCTTCAAGCCTTAGCACGTAGGGCCGAGAGAAATTCTGAAGGGAATCAAAAGGCACTAATCACTGGCAGTACCTCTGGTGCAACTTCTAAAGCTGCCCTTCCTTCAGCTGGCACAGTCTACTCTGGTGCATTGATTGAAAAGGATAAATTGTTCCCCAGCGAGTTGAAGGAGAATTATTCAAATTCTAATTTTGGTCCGGTGCCTCATTTTCCTAGTGAATTAAACAATAACTGGGGTgtatttggaaaattttgcaGACTTGATAGGCCTCGCATGGTAGATGAAGTTCATCTTCGTAGATTTGATGGCCTATTG GAAAATGGAGGAGTTCACCGTTGCGTTGTTGCCAGCATCACTGTGAAGGCACCTGTTCGTGAAGTATGGAATGTTTTGACTTCTTATGAATCTCTACCTGA GATTGTTCCAAATTTAGCTATCAGTAAGATTTTATCCAGGGAAAACAACAAGGTGCGCATTCTTCAG GAAGGTTGCAAGGGCCTATTGTATATGGTACTTCATGCACGTGTTATCCTGGATTTGCGTGAGCATCTTGAGCAGGAGATTAGTTTTGAGCAGGTCGAAGGGGACTTTGATTCATTTCAGGGGAAATGGCTTCTGGAGCAACTAGGGAATCAACATACATTATTAAAGTACATTGTGGAATCAAAAATGCACAGAGACTCTTTGCTTTCAGAAGCAATTATGGAGGAG GTTATATATGAagatcttccatcaaatttaTGTGCCATTAGAGATTTCATTGAAAACCAGGAAGGAGAAAATTCTGTGGAAACAAGTGACACTGGCAAATGTTCTTGGGGACAAATGACTCCACCTAGCAATGATAATTATGATACTGAAGCCAATTGTAGAAAGTCAATGGAACGAGTGTCTAAAATCAATGACTCAAGTTCATTGAGACAAAGACCAAGGGTTCCAGGCTTGCAGAGGGATATTGAAATTCTTAAAGCTGAGCTCTTGACATTTATTTCAAAGTACGGGCAGGAAGGATTTATGCCCATGAGAAAGCAACTCCGTTTGCATGGTAGGGTGGATATTGAGAAGGCCATTACACGCATGGGTGGATTCAGAAAGATTGCCTCATTGATGAACCTTGCCCTTGCTTACAAACACCGTAAACCAAAGGGTTACTGGGACAACCTTGAGAATTTGGAGGAAGAG ATTAATCGGTTCCAGAGGAGTTGGGGGATGGATCCTGCCTATATGCCCAGTAGAAAAACTTTTGAACGTGCAG GGCGCTATGACATTGCACGTGCCTTGGAGAAATGGGGAGGTCTTCATGAAGTTTCGCGGCTCTTATCACTCAAGGCTAGGCACCCAAACAGACAGGCAAACCTAGCAAAGGAAAAGCAAGTTGATTTTATAGCTTACACTGATACAGTAGCTGAAGAGAAAGTGCCATATAAACCTTATGTTTCTCAGGATACACATAAGTGGCTATCAAAACTAAAACATTTGGACATAAACTGGATGGAATGA
- the LOC122668096 gene encoding dehydrodolichyl diphosphate synthase CPT3-like gives MENGNGSTLQLLFQRLVALICDILQRVFFMVLSVGPIPNHIAFIMDGNRRYAKSRKLGPGAGHKAGFSSLIRILECCYKSGVKYVTVYAFSIDNFKRDPSEVQSIMDLMLEKIDELLREESIVNGHGIRINFFGDLKLLSESVRMAAEKTMAVTAKNTNVVLSVCVAYTSTNEIVHAVQESCKEKLARAQVYSNLNGEIRDSFRGYTEPSEEEYSITSEDLARHMYSAEFPDPDLLIRTSGEARLSNFLLWHTTFCYLHVLDVLWPEISPWWLGWVILHYQRVKPYIDKKKAAL, from the coding sequence ATGGAGAACGGTAATGGAAGCACCTTGCAACTACTGTTTCAAAGGCTTGTAGCATTGATCTGTGATATCTTGCAAAGGGTGTTTTTCATGGTGCTCTCAGTAGGTCCCATCCCCAACCATATTGCCTTCATTATGGATGGGAACCGAAGGTATGCTAAGAGCAGAAAACTAGGTCCAGGTGCTGGTCACAAGGCTGGGTTTTCATCCCTCATCCGCATTCTTGAATGTTGTTATAAGTCAGGGGTGAAGTATGTAACTGTCTATGCTTTCAGTATAGACAACTTCAAAAGAGACCCTAGTGAAGTTCAGTCCATTATGGATTTGATGCTGGAAAAAATTGATGAGTTGCTTAGGGAAGAAAGCATTGTGAATGGTCATGGGATTAGAATTAATTTCTTTGGGGATTTGAAGCTCTTAAGTGAGTCTGTGAGGATGGCAGCTGAGAAGACAATGGCAGTGACTGCCAAGAACACCAACGTAGTGCTCTCAGTTTGTGTTGCTTATACTTCTACTAATGAAATTGTCCATGCTGTTCAAGAATCATGCAAAGAAAAATTGGCACGAGCTCAAGTATATTCAAATTTGAATGGTGAAATAAGAGATTCTTTCAGAGGATACACAGAACCTTCAGAGGAAGAGTATTCCATTACTTCGGAAGATTTGGCGAGGCACATGTATTCAGCGGAGTTTCCAGATCCTGACCTCTTGATACGCACGTCTGGGGAAGCTCGCTTGAGCAATTTCCTCCTTTGGCATACTACTTTCTGCTACCTGCATGTTCTAGATGTTCTTTGGCCAGAGATCTCACCTTGGTGGCTTGGATGGGTGATCTTGCATTACCAAAGAGTAAAGCCTTACATAGATAAAAAGAAAGCAGCATTATAA